Proteins found in one Zea mays cultivar B73 chromosome 1, Zm-B73-REFERENCE-NAM-5.0, whole genome shotgun sequence genomic segment:
- the LOC100278628 gene encoding uncharacterized protein LOC100278628 (The RefSeq protein has 1 substitution compared to this genomic sequence): protein MAQPRVHPNAAAAAGDLEMGGNGGVFPPLPVRGQPASVNQQQLGGGPHTWVGNDANTLLVVATLITTLTYQLGTSIPGGYWQQDTTAASRDGKEQVTYRAGDPIMRDLHRPRYWVFMGASWVGFASSMMMTLSLLVRMPVDSRHVRWSFVVAYSSLVLTFVVSQPKTHLSLDLLIWAAVLVFLWIIVSLHPDRRARVIQELCCGGRET from the exons ATGGCTCAGCCTCGCGTGCACCcaaacgcggcggcggcggcgggtgacCTGGAGatgggcggcaacggcggcgtgTTCCCGCCGCTGCCAGTTCGCGGGCAGCCCGCCTCCGTGAACCAGCAGCAGCTCGGCGGCGGCCCCCACACCTGGGTGGGCAACGACGCCAACACGCTGCTGGTGGTGGCCACGCTGATCACCACGCTCACCTACCAGCTCGGCACCAGCATCCCCGGCGGCTACTGGCAGCAGGACACGACGGCGGCGTCGAGGGACGGCAAGGAGCAGGTCACGTACCGCGCCGGCGACCCCATCATGCGCGACCTGCACCGGCCAAG GTACTGGGTGTTCATGGGCGCGAGCTGGGTGGGGTTCGCGAGCTCCATGATGATGACGCTGAGCCTGCTGGTGCGGATGCCCGTTGACTCGCGCCACGTGCGCTGGTCCTTCGTGGTGGCCTACTCCAGCCTGGTGCTCACCTTCGTGGTGTCGCAGCCCAAGACGCACCTGTCGCTGGACCTCCTCATCTGGGCCGCCGTCCTCGTCTTCCTCTGGATCATCGTCAGCCTCCACCCGGACCGCCGCGCGCGCGTCATCCAGGAGCTCTGCTGCGGTGGCCGCGATACCTGA